Proteins encoded within one genomic window of Humulus lupulus chromosome 1, drHumLupu1.1, whole genome shotgun sequence:
- the LOC133816725 gene encoding receptor-like protein 18 has protein sequence MAALGHLQALTVLNLSNNAHTGKIPSSIGDLRQLESLDLSRNNLIESIPTPLEQLTFLSFLNLSFNQLVGRIPKANQFQTFSADSFIANKRLYGFPLTTKCLFEVGIETLLPNTVKDHKSIDWNLLSVELGFAIGFGIVFGPLLFCKRWRAWHYKCVDDIFSRFFPSAVSNKCLDNKISVSLFEGSVCAD, from the exons atgg CTGCATTGGGACATCTTCAAGCTCTTACTGTTCTCAACTTGTCCAACAATGCTCACACTGGGAAAATCCCATCTTCTATAGGTGACCTGAGGCAATTAGAGTCATTAGATTTGTCGAGGAACAACCTCATTGAGTCAATTCCAACCCCACTAGAGCAACTCACCTTCCTTTCATTCCTAAATCTATCATTTAATCAGCTTGTTGGAAGGATACCAAAGGCTAATCAATTTCAAACATTTTCAGCAGATTCCTTTATTGCTAATAAAAGACTTTATGGATTCCCTTTGACGACAAAATGCTTGTTTGAAGTGGGAATTGAAACTTTGTTGCCTAATACAGTGAAAGACCATAAGAGCATTGATTGGAATCTATTGAGTGTTGAACTTGGATTCGCTATTGGGTTTGGTATTGTCTTTGGGCCACTTTTGTTCTGCAAGAGATGGAGGGCATGGCACTATAAATGTGTTGATGATATTTTTTCTAGGTTCTTTCCCTCAGCTGTGTCAAATAAGTG TCTGGATAATAAGATATCCGTTTCTCTATTTGAGGGTTCTGTTTGTGCCGATTGA